The segment CTGAAACAACAGCTCAGGGATGTGCTGAACAGGAATCAGGCACAGTTAAACGGTAAATTCACACTTAAACGCACACAGAGACTGTTTGGTCTATTTTGGTAAGTTAAAGGTTGATTGGATTTTTGGTAAACTCCTGTTTGATAGTAGAACTGAATGCCACAGAAACGTAAATGGCATTTTTTCCACAAAGTTTCAGTTTCACATCACTGCTCTTGTCCTTTTCTCTCGCATCCAGCAGTTACAATCATACAATAATATCGTAATTTTAATATAGATTGTTCAATGGATATTCGATTCACTGTAAAAAAGTACACTTTTACATTCAGAAAGAGAGGAGGAGAGAGGACAGCCGCTGGGCCACATGCAAAGGAAAGATAGAAGAGGTGTTATGAAAACTTGACCAATCCACAACAATTGTCAATTTGTCGTTTTTACTTAAAGTATTTATGTGTATTTGTCAGTTTGACGTGGTTTTGTTTAAGCAAGTAAGGATTTACTTTTGCAGTCTTTTGAGAACCTTATATTTAGGATTTCAGTAATATGCAATGAAGATATTGTTGTATTTTAATTTCGATTaagtttttttaaaatcataCTTTGCATTAAGTTGAACAAAGGTGACAGTAGACATTTaggttacagaagatttctatttaaaacaaaatgttattaaactttattcatcaaataaagcatggtttctacaaaaatattaagcaagcATACCATTGATGCTAATAAGGAATATtacttaagcaccaaatcagtttattagaatgatttctgaaagaacgtgacactgaagactgaaatcacaggaataaattacattttaaaatctattaaaatactCTTATTTTAAATCTgagtaatacttaaaataactgtttttactgtattttttatcaaataacgGTAGCCttagtgaacataagagacttaaaaatgttaaaacttaAGGcccacaaacttttttttttcatatctttGACTTTGATATCTGACCTAATCAAGGGAatttttaactataataaccaaATGCAATTTGAGACTACTAAACTATATTTttggtcagtttgaaaaaaatactaatattttagtGAAATTAATAGATGCGCATTCATAAAAATTGAAAACAATAAAGAAAAGTTTTGACCTTAAATGTGTTAAATTGTTTTGTCATGCAAATAATGAAAATGGGATGACACAAAAGTGATTGTTGTCTTGATGAAAGGAACAATGCGTCGTTTAAGTGACTGCTGTGAGTAATGCATGTAATGTGAAATGTAATTCCACAATAGCACACTTAACTCATTGACACCAAACAGTCTATGCCAAACAGGTTTCAGTGAGATAAACATTCAGCCATTACAAATGCTTTGTCGCACGCACAAATAAAGTCACACTGTACATCCTTACGTtgcttaaagcaatagttcacccaaaaatgaaaattctgtcattaattactcaccctcatgtcgttccaaacctgtaagacctttgttcatcttcagagcacaaatgaagatatttttgatgaaatccgagagctttctgaccctgcatagactgcaacgcaACTGACAAATCCAAACGGCCCAGAAATGTTATAAAGACATCTTTAAAagggtccatgtgacatcagtggttcaaccttatttttatgaagctacgagaataccttttgtgcgcgaagaaaacaaaaatagcaactttattcAATGATTTCCTCTCTTTGGGGCAGTCCACCACCATGTACCACAATGCAAATCGTAAACGATGGCGGACAACTcaacatggactgttttaatgatgtccttactacctttctgggcattgaacgtgtcagttgtgttgctgtctatgcagggtcaaacagctctcggatttcatcaaaaatatcttaatatttgttttgaagatgaacaaaggacttacaggtttggaacgacatgaggctgagcaattaatgacagaatttagtttttgggtgaactatctctttaaaatgaCCTATACTGCtactaataatgataataactaactgaatgctttttaaaatacAGGAGTCCACTATGTCCCTCCTGATGAAGTCCCACCCACAGAATTACCAGCAGGTGGATATAGGACCCCAGGTGAATCAGAAGACCCAGAAGATGAGCAAATGGAGGACAATGGCCAGAGTCAAGATTCAACTAGTGAACCGAAGCCACGCATATTAGATGTCGTTTCGATCTGTAAGACAGAGGCAGAGGATAGAGAGCTAGCGCATCTAAAAGATGCCCCATCTGGAGGCGAACAACGGCTTCTCTCTCAGTTCGACAGCTCAAGTGCGAGTGAGACGTGGAACAGGAACGTGCCCACTGTGGCAACACCGAGGATCAAGACTGAGCCCGAGGACACCATCATCACTATAACATCTTCAGTTACTACCACCCCTGCCCGTCCCGGTCCATTTCAAGACTCGGAGCCCACTCACCAGATGAGAACAGCCAGCGACGCTTCATCCTTGTTGAGGAGACCGCAGCGTAAGGATCTCCGTTGCACACGATACACCAAACCTAGAAGAGTATCCGTAAAAGGTCACGAGCATGAAGGGCCGTATAAGTGTAACAAATGTGGAAGGCAGTTAAAGGACTTGGCAAAGCTGCAGCTGCACAACAAATTGCATGAAAGATCCTTCATCTGTCACTGGTGTGGCAGAAACTTCTCTAAGTTTGACTACCTTCGGATGCATATGCGCACGCACACTGGAGAACGGCCTTACCGCTGCAACTGGTGTTCAAAGACCTTCAGCCAGAGCGGGAACATGAGGAGACATGAACGCACGTGCCGAAATTTCACTGAAGAGTCAACATCGCACGCTCTGGAAGATCAACAGCTGCCCGCCGAGTGACCAGGttgtcagtgttgccagatcggagCAGGCACACCTAGAGAAAAAACCTGTTATTGTGATGGAAAGATGAAATTCGATTTTCCTTACATATAATGGGCTATTTATTGTTTTATCAAGTATATTAGATGCTTCCATGTTACAGAAGACATAGAAGGCCGGTATGCTGTTTGACCAACATTTCTATGACCTTTTACAG is part of the Garra rufa chromosome 1, GarRuf1.0, whole genome shotgun sequence genome and harbors:
- the LOC141321117 gene encoding uncharacterized protein, which gives rise to MSRLDKLHSNLMKRMSIVIRDIWVEVEATVKDYQKEAAQTRSENARLKQQLRDVLNRNQAQLNGVHYVPPDEVPPTELPAGGYRTPGESEDPEDEQMEDNGQSQDSTSEPKPRILDVVSICKTEAEDRELAHLKDAPSGGEQRLLSQFDSSSASETWNRNVPTVATPRIKTEPEDTIITITSSVTTTPARPGPFQDSEPTHQMRTASDASSLLRRPQRKDLRCTRYTKPRRVSVKGHEHEGPYKCNKCGRQLKDLAKLQLHNKLHERSFICHWCGRNFSKFDYLRMHMRTHTGERPYRCNWCSKTFSQSGNMRRHERTCRNFTEESTSHALEDQQLPAE